One bacterium genomic window, CGTAAAATACCCATTCGTATATTTAATACACTAAATGAAATTTCAGATAATATATTATTTATATTGTCATTAGTGTTTATAAATCGTTCACGTTCAATAAGGAAAAGATACAAAAACCAAATCCGTGTAAATCCGTGTTTATCCGTGGTCTATTGAATTTTAAGAATAGTTCGGGTTCCATAAATCACCGGTTTCCCATGACCGGCAGAACAAGCCGTGAAGGCCGAGCTTTGTCATGAAATACTGTCTGTTCCGCGGTGACCCATGCGTCTTCCGTTCCTATCGGGCCGCCGGTATTGAGGTTACGGTCGAACCGGGGGAAGTTCGACGACGCCACTTCGAGCCTGATGCGGTGCCCTTTCAGGAATGTGTTGGCGGTATTGCCCAGTTCGATACGGTACAGTCCGACTGCGCCGGGTTTTATAAACCGCGGCTCGCCTCCGCCGTCCCTGAAACGTGCCCTGATGATGCCGTCCGTGATGTTCAGCGCTTTACCATCAGGGAATACATCGACGAGCTTACCGGTGAAATCGGTGTCACGGGCGCCCGTTGCGGCATAGAGCTCCAGCAAGACGGGACCGGCAATCGTGATATCTTCGGTAAGCTCGCCGGTTGTATAAACGAGAACATCAGCCCTCGTTTCCACCTCGGCCTGATCCATCGGCCCGGCTTTGGTCATCGGCCTGAGACAGCAGAGTATTCCCCCCACGGTGGGAACGGGATTGCCGGGATCGTACTGAAAACGGTCGTACGGTTCATCCACCGGTTTTTCCGCGTCCAGGCGCCCCGTGCCCGAAGACGTGTTAGCCGAACCCGCGCTCCGGAGATAGAACGATTCCGTGCGGACATCCGACGGCGGCCAGGTATCCGAAGACACCCAGCGGTTCTCGCCCAGAAGGAAATACCTGACCGAAGGCTCTTTTTCAACACCGTTATCGTCCTTGAGTACCCACCGGTCCATCCATTGACTCATAATCGCCGAGATGTCGAGCGATGACCAGTCGCCAAACACCATATCGCATTCCGGCGGAGGGCTGAGACTGTGATCGAACGGCCCGATAATGAGCTTCACCCGCTTTTGCGAACCGGCGCTGTTAAGCCGCCCGTAAAGCCTGATAACATCGTTGCAGAAAAGGTCGAACCATCCGCCGACGAGGAGAAAAGCGGTCTTATCGCCCGAAATCATGGAAGGATCGGGGAGCAAGCCCTTCCCGAACGAGCCGTTGGCCCATTCGAGCCATGTACGGTAATACCCGATTTCCTTGTTCACACCCCTGTGTGCATCCCGGAGCGGCAGAAGGCTGAAAAGACGATTCCAGTCGAGTGTGTACATGTAATCCAGATCCTGTGTTTTCCCGTCGACAAGCAGCGCCCAGTAATAGTCGAAGTGGTGGTTCATCGCTCCGCCGGTAAAGAGTCCGCCGGAGGGTATCGCAACAGGATTGTGGGCAACCACGGCAACAGGCGGCGCAGCCTTCCCTGCGGTAAGATAGAGAGCGGTGAATCCTACGTACGAATGGCCGACTGCACCAACAACACCGTTCGACCACGGCTGTGAACGAACCCAGTTCAATGTGGCCTCGCCATCGGAGATGTCATGAACGAACGGATCGAAATACCCCTCCGAAGCATACCGCCCGCGTGTATCCTGACATACACATGCATATCCACGCCGGGCATAGTCTTCCATCGTTTTTTTCATCCAGTCGGAACCATAGGGGGAACGGTATATGACCGCCGGAACCTTCCCCGCGATGTCGGGCCT contains:
- a CDS encoding CocE/NonD family hydrolase, which gives rise to MKRRTFFLCIISVVFFLTTISTFRVSSVYGRENYPVRFEDTVFITSSDGTKLATQIARPDIAGKVPAVIYRSPYGSDWMKKTMEDYARRGYACVCQDTRGRYASEGYFDPFVHDISDGEATLNWVRSQPWSNGVVGAVGHSYVGFTALYLTAGKAAPPVAVVAHNPVAIPSGGLFTGGAMNHHFDYYWALLVDGKTQDLDYMYTLDWNRLFSLLPLRDAHRGVNKEIGYYRTWLEWANGSFGKGLLPDPSMISGDKTAFLLVGGWFDLFCNDVIRLYGRLNSAGSQKRVKLIIGPFDHSLSPPPECDMVFGDWSSLDISAIMSQWMDRWVLKDDNGVEKEPSVRYFLLGENRWVSSDTWPPSDVRTESFYLRSAGSANTSSGTGRLDAEKPVDEPYDRFQYDPGNPVPTVGGILCCLRPMTKAGPMDQAEVETRADVLVYTTGELTEDITIAGPVLLELYAATGARDTDFTGKLVDVFPDGKALNITDGIIRARFRDGGGEPRFIKPGAVGLYRIELGNTANTFLKGHRIRLEVASSNFPRFDRNLNTGGPIGTEDAWVTAEQTVFHDKARPSRLVLPVMGNR